Proteins encoded together in one Shewanella acanthi window:
- the ispE gene encoding 4-(cytidine 5'-diphospho)-2-C-methyl-D-erythritol kinase, with amino-acid sequence MPNEISRNWPAPAKLNLFLHINGRRADGYHELQTLFQFIDCCDMLDFQVTESPELRLHSDMSDVVADSDNLILRAAKSLQQYTGFKGGAEIWLDKHLPMGGGLGGGSSDAATTLVALNQLWNTQLSTEELATLGLKIGADIPVFIHGFAAFAEGVGERLQRVNPNEPWYLVIAPDAHVSTAAVFQDPHLPRNTPKLAIDTLMSQAWENDCQNLVVAQYPQVAKALGWLLEYAPSRMTGTGACVFGEFSSQQQALAALAKLPSDMHGFVAKGMNISPLISRIQHP; translated from the coding sequence ATGCCCAATGAGATTTCACGTAACTGGCCAGCGCCCGCCAAACTTAATCTGTTTTTGCATATCAACGGCCGCAGAGCCGATGGCTACCATGAACTGCAAACCCTGTTTCAGTTCATTGATTGTTGCGACATGCTTGACTTTCAAGTCACCGAAAGCCCAGAACTGAGATTGCACTCCGACATGTCAGACGTTGTTGCGGATAGCGATAACTTAATTCTGCGAGCCGCAAAATCCTTGCAGCAATATACTGGTTTTAAGGGAGGGGCCGAAATTTGGCTCGATAAACACCTCCCCATGGGTGGCGGTTTGGGCGGTGGCTCTTCGGATGCGGCAACCACACTAGTCGCCTTAAATCAATTGTGGAACACCCAGTTGAGCACAGAGGAACTAGCGACCTTAGGGCTAAAAATTGGTGCTGACATTCCTGTTTTTATTCATGGTTTTGCCGCTTTCGCAGAAGGTGTTGGTGAACGCCTGCAAAGGGTTAATCCAAACGAACCCTGGTATTTAGTGATTGCCCCCGACGCCCATGTGTCCACCGCTGCCGTGTTCCAAGACCCGCATCTACCACGCAATACCCCTAAGCTTGCCATCGATACCTTGATGAGCCAAGCTTGGGAAAACGATTGCCAAAATCTAGTGGTTGCTCAATACCCTCAAGTTGCCAAGGCATTGGGCTGGCTGCTAGAATATGCGCCGTCGAGAATGACCGGAACAGGTGCATGCGTGTTCGGTGAGTTTTCTTCGCAGCAGCAAGCTCTCGCAGCCTTGGCGAAATTACCGTCTGATATGCATGGATTTGTTGCAAAAGGGATGAATATTTCGCCGCTAATTTCGCGAATTCAACATCCTTAA
- a CDS encoding RNA polymerase sigma factor — MTAGFPPLNSAMPEFELVALASQGNREAFKQLYLSHHQRIYALSLRLCGQVSQAEEITQECFILVWQKLPQFRQESQFSTWLHSICVNQALSSIRKQKSFWARFIPMEAELEPTGLNEQYQGLDRLLLKLPERARIVFVLCAIEGYQHDEIAQLLGIAVGTSKTQYHRARQLLQEML; from the coding sequence GTGACGGCAGGGTTCCCCCCACTTAATAGCGCAATGCCTGAATTTGAACTGGTCGCCTTGGCCAGCCAAGGCAATCGAGAGGCATTTAAGCAACTGTACTTAAGCCACCATCAACGCATCTACGCCTTGTCGTTACGTTTGTGTGGCCAAGTTAGCCAAGCCGAAGAAATTACACAGGAATGCTTTATTTTGGTGTGGCAAAAACTGCCACAGTTTCGCCAAGAGAGTCAGTTTTCAACTTGGCTACATAGTATTTGTGTCAATCAGGCATTGAGCAGTATTCGTAAACAAAAATCCTTTTGGGCACGCTTTATTCCAATGGAAGCTGAATTGGAGCCAACAGGATTAAATGAACAGTATCAGGGATTAGACAGATTGCTTCTCAAGTTGCCCGAAAGAGCACGAATCGTATTCGTGTTGTGTGCAATAGAGGGCTATCAACATGATGAAATCGCCCAATTGCTTGGTATTGCCGTTGGGACGAGTAAGACTCAATACCACAGGGCCAGGCAATTACTACAGGAGATGCTGTAA
- a CDS encoding methyl-accepting chemotaxis protein, with translation MLIRSKLLLSAALSITALIGMFGLQLHSNSVETELSSAAQNVLELERDVLMLRKHEKDFFARKEMQYVEKHQKVHGEIDKVLPQLEQTFKDYGLQTTALEGFDRHLNQYQTAFKEVVQLQQEIGLTPKTGLYGNLRDAVHNIETMLKQNQQLSLEVAMLQLRRNEKDFMLRREMSYVETFEKNISGFERSLQASDLDYDVKQKVSNLIDLYQKEFRALVTKEQQFGLDEKQGTLAKLHDANKQIEESAIELHELALKAIDDAQSSTFNLGITIFILIAAVLATVTYLIIRSIINPVESITQVFSRIEVTKDLTLRCDESNQDELGEIAMHFNRMLAGFQQLIEQVIESVGTINNSCASVSDNALIASDGVSKQLNETDMVATAITEMGATIDEIAKTTELAAHKAGKTHDNAQKGQIEVEETIQKIRLLAEQINSSASVVDELERDSETIGSVLDVIRAIAEQTNLLALNAAIEAARAGEQGRGFAVVADEVRNLAMRTQASTQEIANIIQTLQSRTRSIVQLMDASQKQGNESAEQAAAAGELLSLINTDVRNIMDMSTQIAAAIEEQSMVAAEVNKNVVVIRDIAEEASHTARVNASAADELKAQAGYLQGAVGTFKI, from the coding sequence ATGTTAATCCGCTCAAAGTTGTTACTCAGTGCGGCTCTCTCTATCACCGCATTGATTGGGATGTTCGGGTTACAGCTCCATTCAAATTCGGTTGAGACAGAACTCTCATCTGCAGCGCAAAATGTGCTCGAGCTTGAAAGGGATGTTTTAATGCTGCGTAAACACGAAAAGGATTTTTTTGCCCGAAAAGAAATGCAATATGTTGAAAAACATCAGAAAGTACATGGTGAAATAGACAAAGTTCTTCCACAACTTGAGCAGACCTTTAAGGACTACGGCCTACAGACGACAGCGCTTGAGGGATTCGATCGCCATTTAAACCAGTATCAGACCGCTTTCAAAGAAGTCGTGCAACTGCAACAGGAAATTGGCCTAACCCCTAAAACAGGCCTCTATGGAAATTTGCGAGATGCGGTACATAACATCGAAACCATGCTTAAACAAAATCAGCAATTGTCTCTCGAAGTCGCCATGCTGCAGCTTAGACGCAATGAAAAGGATTTTATGCTGCGCCGTGAGATGAGCTACGTAGAGACTTTTGAGAAAAACATTAGCGGCTTTGAAAGGAGTCTTCAGGCCTCTGATCTCGATTATGATGTAAAGCAAAAAGTTTCAAATTTGATTGATTTATATCAAAAGGAATTTAGGGCACTGGTGACTAAGGAGCAGCAATTTGGCCTTGATGAAAAACAAGGTACATTGGCAAAACTGCACGATGCCAATAAACAGATTGAGGAAAGTGCCATTGAATTACATGAGCTTGCTCTTAAGGCAATTGATGATGCCCAAAGTTCAACCTTCAACCTTGGGATCACTATCTTTATCTTGATTGCAGCAGTGCTTGCGACTGTGACTTACCTGATTATTCGTAGCATTATCAATCCAGTTGAAAGCATCACTCAAGTGTTTTCCCGCATCGAAGTTACTAAAGATCTTACCTTAAGGTGCGATGAGTCCAATCAAGATGAGCTCGGTGAAATTGCGATGCACTTTAACCGTATGCTGGCTGGCTTCCAACAGCTTATTGAGCAAGTTATTGAATCTGTAGGGACTATCAATAATTCCTGTGCCAGTGTCTCGGATAATGCGTTAATTGCCTCTGATGGCGTATCCAAACAGCTCAATGAAACCGATATGGTGGCGACTGCCATCACTGAAATGGGCGCGACCATTGATGAGATTGCTAAAACTACTGAGTTGGCTGCCCATAAAGCAGGAAAAACCCATGACAATGCTCAGAAGGGGCAAATTGAGGTTGAAGAAACCATTCAAAAAATCAGGCTGCTGGCTGAGCAGATCAATAGCAGCGCCTCTGTTGTGGATGAACTGGAGCGCGACAGCGAAACCATCGGCAGTGTATTGGATGTGATCCGCGCCATTGCCGAACAGACTAATCTTTTGGCACTTAATGCCGCAATCGAAGCTGCTCGTGCGGGCGAGCAAGGCAGGGGCTTTGCAGTGGTAGCCGATGAGGTGCGTAATCTGGCGATGCGCACTCAAGCCTCCACTCAGGAAATTGCTAACATTATTCAAACGCTGCAGAGCCGTACCCGTTCCATTGTGCAGTTGATGGATGCTAGCCAAAAGCAGGGTAACGAAAGCGCCGAGCAGGCCGCCGCCGCGGGTGAGTTATTAAGCCTGATCAATACCGACGTGCGCAATATCATGGATATGAGCACCCAGATTGCCGCCGCAATTGAGGAGCAAAGCATGGTGGCTGCCGAGGTGAATAAGAACGTGGTAGTGATTCGCGACATTGCTGAAGAAGCCTCACACACCGCGAGAGTCAATGCATCTGCTGCAGATGAGCTTAAGGCGCAGGCAGGATATCTCCAGGGAGCTGTGGGAACCTTTAAAATTTAA
- a CDS encoding M13 family metallopeptidase: MRKVLIGGLCASLIAGLTACNDKPAEVKAPEATKTATAAAVTKALSSGIVFENFDKSVRPQDNFYEYVNGAWLKSAEIPSDRTSIGSFYDLREKSRDDVKAIIEEVAATANLVEGTDEQKVADLYRSFMDTATLNKLGVTPLKGEFDAIAALADKNELAKYFAHSQIIGAGTPMAFYIDIDAKNSSRYATHLWQYGLSLPEKDYYFNQAERFVNIRKAYLAHIEKMFTLAGLANPKASAEAVLALETAIAEKHWDVVETRDSTKTYNLYQVKDLPSLAPDFDWTAYLTTLGAEKQTDIIVNQPSFIQGFNEIFKSTDLATWKTYMQWQVLTHAASNLSEDLDKENFEFFAKTLNGQEEQEPRWKRGVAAVNGVLGEVVGKVYVKRHFAPEAKERMQTLVENLRGAYGDSIKDLTWMSDTTKLAAAEKLAKFNPKIGYPNKWEDYSKLTIKADDLIGNAVRASEVQHAKSLAKLGAPIDRDEWHMTPQTVNAYYNPTMNEIVFPAAILQPPFFNMEADDAVNYGGIGAVIGHEMGHGFDDQGAKFDGEGNMRDWWTEKDLQEFATRGKALIAQYDGYYVFDDLHVNGSLTLGENIGDLSGVTIAYRAYKKSLNGKEAPVIDGLTGDQRFFIGFTQIWRAKAKEEAMRNRVATDPHSPAEFRALGALSNMPEFYTTYDVKQGDAMYIAPEKRVKIW; encoded by the coding sequence ATGAGAAAAGTACTCATTGGGGGACTCTGTGCCTCACTCATTGCAGGTCTGACTGCCTGTAACGATAAACCTGCTGAAGTAAAAGCACCTGAAGCCACAAAAACAGCAACAGCTGCCGCGGTAACAAAGGCATTAAGCTCAGGTATTGTATTTGAAAACTTTGACAAGTCAGTGCGTCCACAGGACAACTTCTATGAGTACGTAAACGGTGCTTGGTTAAAATCGGCAGAGATCCCAAGCGATCGTACCAGCATTGGTTCATTCTACGATCTGCGTGAAAAATCACGTGACGATGTTAAAGCCATTATCGAAGAAGTGGCTGCTACAGCAAACCTAGTAGAAGGTACCGACGAGCAGAAAGTGGCCGATCTTTACCGTTCATTTATGGACACTGCGACCCTAAATAAACTTGGCGTAACGCCACTGAAAGGCGAGTTTGATGCGATTGCAGCCCTTGCCGACAAAAACGAATTAGCAAAATACTTTGCCCACAGCCAAATCATTGGCGCGGGCACGCCAATGGCATTCTACATCGATATCGATGCGAAGAACTCAAGCCGTTATGCCACTCACCTGTGGCAATATGGTTTAAGCCTGCCAGAGAAGGATTACTACTTCAATCAAGCAGAGCGTTTCGTCAATATTCGTAAGGCCTACCTGGCTCACATCGAAAAAATGTTCACGCTGGCAGGTCTTGCCAATCCTAAAGCAAGCGCTGAAGCAGTACTGGCCCTAGAAACTGCCATCGCAGAAAAACACTGGGATGTGGTTGAAACCCGCGACAGCACTAAGACTTACAACTTATACCAAGTTAAAGATCTGCCAAGCTTAGCACCCGATTTCGACTGGACAGCTTACCTAACGACCTTAGGTGCAGAAAAACAAACTGACATCATCGTTAATCAACCAAGCTTTATCCAAGGTTTCAACGAAATTTTCAAGTCGACCGATCTGGCGACTTGGAAAACTTACATGCAATGGCAAGTACTGACTCACGCGGCAAGCAACTTGAGCGAAGATCTCGACAAAGAAAACTTCGAATTCTTCGCTAAGACCCTAAACGGTCAAGAAGAACAAGAACCACGTTGGAAGCGCGGTGTTGCTGCGGTTAACGGCGTATTAGGCGAAGTAGTGGGTAAAGTGTACGTTAAGCGTCACTTCGCACCAGAAGCCAAAGAGCGTATGCAAACGCTGGTTGAAAACCTGCGCGGCGCCTATGGCGATAGCATCAAAGACCTGACGTGGATGAGCGACACCACAAAACTGGCCGCCGCTGAAAAGTTAGCTAAATTCAATCCTAAAATTGGTTATCCAAACAAGTGGGAAGACTACAGCAAGCTGACCATCAAAGCCGATGACTTAATCGGTAACGCCGTTCGCGCAAGCGAAGTTCAGCATGCTAAGTCACTGGCTAAATTAGGCGCGCCTATCGACAGAGATGAGTGGCATATGACGCCACAAACGGTTAACGCTTACTACAACCCAACCATGAACGAAATCGTGTTCCCTGCAGCGATTTTGCAACCACCTTTCTTCAACATGGAAGCGGATGACGCCGTTAACTACGGCGGTATTGGGGCGGTTATCGGCCACGAAATGGGCCACGGTTTCGACGACCAAGGTGCTAAGTTCGACGGCGAAGGCAACATGCGCGACTGGTGGACTGAGAAAGATCTACAAGAGTTCGCAACCCGTGGCAAAGCGCTTATCGCTCAATACGATGGCTACTATGTGTTTGACGACCTGCACGTAAACGGTAGTTTAACTTTAGGTGAAAACATCGGTGATTTATCAGGTGTGACTATCGCCTACCGCGCCTATAAGAAGTCGCTAAACGGTAAAGAAGCACCGGTTATCGACGGTTTAACTGGCGATCAACGTTTCTTCATCGGCTTCACCCAAATTTGGCGTGCAAAAGCCAAAGAAGAAGCCATGCGCAACCGCGTAGCGACTGACCCGCACTCACCTGCGGAATTCCGCGCACTGGGCGCCCTGTCTAACATGCCTGAGTTCTACACCACATACGATGTAAAACAAGGTGATGCTATGTACATCGCTCCAGAGAAACGCGTAAAAATTTGGTAA
- a CDS encoding anti-sigma factor yields the protein MTQTPRSSDAQLQQLISKMPKDIAPSQDLWQQIEQRMDRSPLKQATQASRTKVWSQWAIAAGVIIALSLGIKSLNNNDISNVITAMSDNPQLNQVSDDNQALQQLLVQIAQTHEAQLKNLQQTPNALVWQTTRLGAPLEQGIEELKRAGEQIYRALQANPTDKQLWQLWLWVQQREIDLLQQGQSLSIKNPTQGNSL from the coding sequence ATGACTCAAACACCGCGTTCCAGTGATGCACAGCTCCAGCAGTTAATTAGTAAAATGCCAAAAGATATCGCGCCTTCGCAGGATCTTTGGCAACAAATTGAACAACGAATGGACAGATCGCCACTTAAGCAGGCGACTCAGGCAAGCCGCACTAAGGTGTGGTCACAATGGGCTATTGCTGCTGGGGTCATCATCGCCCTATCACTAGGAATAAAATCCTTAAATAACAATGATATCAGCAATGTAATAACGGCTATGTCAGACAATCCCCAGTTGAACCAAGTCAGTGATGACAATCAGGCGCTGCAGCAATTGTTAGTGCAGATAGCTCAGACCCACGAGGCTCAGCTTAAAAACCTGCAGCAAACGCCCAATGCCCTCGTCTGGCAAACCACTCGCCTCGGCGCGCCATTGGAGCAGGGAATTGAAGAATTAAAACGTGCAGGTGAGCAGATTTACCGCGCCCTGCAGGCAAACCCAACGGATAAACAACTTTGGCAGCTTTGGCTATGGGTGCAACAGCGTGAAATCGATCTGTTACAACAGGGCCAAAGCCTCTCCATCAAGAACCCAACACAAGGAAACTCCCTATGA
- a CDS encoding DUF4097 family beta strand repeat-containing protein, with protein MTHSSLTKISILFSTLYLGMLSNVFAAQSVDKQLAISSDTQVQIKVQRGDINIESWDQSEVSVTGTLDEMSEGFIFEQKGNNLNIEDKMPRHYNGGDQDGSKLTIKVPRTVKLSADTVSANLQITQTQGEIDFSTVSGNILADSLGGTPSLHTVSGNITTKGFDGKTMLDTVSGDIKDTESKGEIKYRLVSGELESQTLAEKVKIEQVSGEIIADLRLAKSISVRTVSGDIEVIVGKSFDKANLESVSGDITTRFVELPDASFDLNGGPGGKIKNGLSQDVPQKSKYVQSESLTFETGTGSGDVTMNTISGNLILKTLTQGSAKVEVTLN; from the coding sequence ATGACCCACTCTTCCCTAACGAAAATCAGTATACTGTTTTCGACCCTCTATCTTGGCATGCTAAGCAATGTGTTTGCCGCGCAAAGCGTTGATAAACAATTGGCGATCAGTAGCGACACCCAAGTTCAAATCAAAGTCCAACGGGGCGATATCAATATCGAGAGTTGGGATCAAAGTGAAGTCAGCGTCACTGGTACACTCGATGAAATGAGCGAAGGTTTTATCTTTGAGCAAAAGGGCAATAACCTCAACATCGAAGATAAAATGCCACGCCACTATAACGGCGGCGATCAGGATGGTTCGAAGCTCACCATTAAAGTACCAAGAACGGTCAAGCTAAGTGCCGATACAGTTTCAGCCAATCTTCAAATTACTCAAACCCAAGGAGAAATTGACTTCAGCACGGTGAGCGGCAATATCCTTGCCGATAGTTTAGGTGGTACACCTTCGCTGCACACAGTATCGGGTAATATCACCACCAAAGGCTTTGACGGCAAAACCATGCTGGATACTGTTTCTGGTGATATTAAAGATACTGAAAGTAAAGGTGAAATTAAGTATCGACTGGTGAGTGGAGAACTCGAAAGCCAAACCCTAGCTGAAAAAGTCAAAATAGAGCAGGTCTCAGGGGAAATTATCGCCGACCTTCGATTGGCAAAAAGTATTTCGGTGAGAACCGTGAGCGGCGATATCGAAGTGATTGTTGGCAAAAGTTTCGATAAAGCAAACCTTGAGAGCGTTAGCGGCGATATTACAACCCGCTTCGTTGAACTTCCCGATGCCAGCTTTGACTTAAATGGCGGCCCAGGTGGCAAAATTAAAAACGGTTTAAGCCAAGACGTTCCACAAAAAAGTAAGTATGTTCAAAGTGAATCACTGACCTTTGAAACCGGGACGGGATCGGGTGATGTCACTATGAATACCATCAGCGGAAACTTGATCCTAAAAACCTTAACTCAAGGTAGCGCCAAGGTTGAAGTAACACTGAATTAA
- the lolB gene encoding lipoprotein insertase outer membrane protein LolB, translating into MNNLKRFTNSIFCCLALSGLLFLGGCQTLPQTELSPISVSSAKQAQAWELQGKLAIKTPEDKLSANLYWRHSDNHDELTLTTMLGTTILTLEATPNSAHLHVDGKDYRDTNAQALLKRVSGWSIPIADLPLWITGQAGKTDIVEAFDEQGRPKQLTSNQTHLPWSVNFLSWQTQSGAAVPYQLKVERSDLQLKFQLNQWQALGKPTVMLGDKP; encoded by the coding sequence ATGAATAATTTGAAGCGCTTCACAAATTCCATTTTCTGTTGTCTAGCCTTGAGCGGGCTGCTGTTTTTAGGTGGCTGTCAGACCCTTCCCCAGACTGAACTCAGCCCGATTTCTGTTAGCAGTGCTAAACAAGCGCAGGCTTGGGAGTTGCAGGGAAAACTCGCCATAAAAACCCCTGAAGACAAACTCAGCGCTAATCTCTATTGGCGTCACAGCGATAATCATGATGAACTCACCCTAACCACTATGCTAGGAACCACCATTCTCACCCTTGAAGCGACACCCAACTCCGCACACTTACATGTGGATGGTAAAGATTATCGAGATACCAACGCCCAAGCGTTGCTTAAACGAGTAAGCGGCTGGTCAATTCCAATTGCCGATCTGCCACTTTGGATTACAGGCCAAGCTGGCAAGACAGATATAGTCGAGGCCTTCGACGAACAGGGCCGCCCAAAACAGCTCACCAGTAATCAAACACACCTGCCTTGGTCAGTTAACTTCTTAAGTTGGCAAACCCAAAGCGGTGCTGCAGTCCCCTACCAATTAAAAGTTGAACGCAGCGATTTGCAACTTAAGTTTCAGCTTAACCAATGGCAAGCCCTTGGTAAACCTACAGTAATGCTTGGAGATAAGCCTTAG
- a CDS encoding RelA/SpoT domain-containing protein gives MNKLFRTFFVFLLLLSTRTGVANPLDLSESRTELGSYSERQAQTHDLDGLYALSSQTFENPRQAWNNLDELYAIAGEAQFELATLLGQITQHSQSQLILPEVKSYQRAADKIAHKFNGDASQLTDIARATLVCGSINELMQAYHALSEQAQVVKQKNRFAEPKASGYRDLNLLVRLPNTGMIAEVQLHLKDIAEIKSGPEHEVYEQIQRIEAKAKQQQRGLSEFETVQIAKLRQASHKLYHKAWLNYKRVADGSLLNTAVA, from the coding sequence ATGAACAAGTTGTTTCGTACCTTTTTTGTCTTTCTACTCTTATTATCAACCCGCACCGGTGTTGCCAACCCTCTCGATCTCAGTGAGTCCCGCACCGAGCTTGGCAGTTACAGTGAAAGACAAGCCCAAACCCACGATCTCGATGGCCTCTATGCCCTAAGTAGTCAAACCTTCGAGAATCCTCGCCAAGCCTGGAATAATTTAGATGAACTGTATGCCATTGCAGGTGAAGCGCAATTTGAGTTGGCAACATTATTGGGGCAAATCACACAGCATTCTCAATCGCAACTTATTCTGCCTGAAGTCAAAAGCTATCAACGCGCCGCCGATAAAATTGCCCATAAATTTAACGGTGATGCCAGTCAGCTTACCGATATTGCCCGCGCAACCTTAGTGTGCGGCAGTATTAACGAGCTAATGCAGGCCTATCATGCCTTAAGTGAGCAGGCTCAAGTGGTGAAGCAAAAAAACCGCTTTGCCGAGCCAAAGGCCTCGGGCTATCGCGACCTAAATCTGTTAGTTCGCCTTCCCAATACAGGCATGATTGCCGAAGTGCAATTGCACCTTAAGGACATTGCCGAAATTAAGAGCGGCCCTGAACATGAGGTTTACGAACAGATACAACGAATTGAAGCGAAAGCGAAACAGCAGCAACGGGGGTTGAGTGAATTTGAAACCGTACAGATTGCCAAATTGCGTCAGGCATCCCATAAGCTGTATCACAAGGCATGGCTGAACTATAAACGTGTTGCCGACGGCAGTTTGCTTAATACCGCCGTCGCTTAA
- a CDS encoding ribose-phosphate pyrophosphokinase, translating to MPDIKLFAGNATPSLAKKIADRLFCKLGDAVVGRFSDGEISVQINENVRGADVFIIQSTCAPTNDNLMELIVMVDALRRASAGRITAVIPYFGYARQDRRVRSARVPITAKVVADFLSSVGVDRVLTCDLHAEQIQGFFDVPVDNVFGSPVLLEDMFAKKLDNPVVVSPDIGGVVRARAVAKLLDDSDLAIIDKRRPQANVAQVMHIIGDVQGRDCIIVDDMIDTGGTLCKAAEALKEHGANRVFAYATHPVFSGKAAENIENSVIDEVIVTDTVPLSPEMLKVSKVTQLTMSAVLAEAIRRVSNEESISAMFSH from the coding sequence GTGCCCGACATCAAGCTCTTTGCTGGGAACGCCACCCCCAGTCTCGCTAAGAAGATAGCCGATCGTCTTTTTTGTAAATTAGGAGACGCAGTGGTTGGTCGTTTCAGCGACGGTGAAATCAGTGTCCAAATTAACGAAAACGTTCGTGGTGCCGATGTATTCATCATCCAATCCACCTGTGCACCAACCAACGATAACCTGATGGAACTCATCGTAATGGTTGACGCACTACGCCGCGCTTCAGCGGGTCGTATCACTGCCGTTATTCCTTACTTTGGCTATGCTCGTCAAGACCGTCGCGTACGTAGCGCACGTGTGCCTATTACCGCAAAAGTGGTTGCAGACTTCCTGTCTAGCGTAGGTGTTGACCGCGTTCTGACCTGTGATTTACACGCAGAACAAATTCAAGGCTTCTTCGATGTTCCTGTAGACAACGTTTTCGGTAGCCCAGTGTTACTCGAAGACATGTTTGCTAAGAAATTAGACAACCCTGTGGTTGTTTCTCCAGACATCGGCGGCGTTGTTCGCGCCCGTGCAGTGGCGAAACTGTTAGACGATTCAGATCTGGCCATCATCGACAAGCGTCGCCCACAAGCTAACGTTGCTCAAGTTATGCACATCATCGGTGATGTTCAAGGCCGTGACTGCATTATCGTTGACGATATGATCGACACAGGCGGCACTCTGTGTAAAGCAGCTGAAGCCCTGAAGGAACACGGTGCAAACCGCGTATTTGCCTACGCGACTCACCCTGTATTCTCTGGTAAAGCAGCTGAAAATATCGAAAACTCAGTTATCGATGAAGTGATCGTAACCGACACTGTACCTTTAAGCCCTGAAATGCTTAAAGTGTCAAAAGTAACTCAATTGACCATGTCTGCTGTACTGGCTGAAGCGATTCGCCGCGTAAGCAACGAAGAGTCAATCTCAGCAATGTTTAGCCACTAA
- the rsuA gene encoding 16S rRNA pseudouridine(516) synthase RsuA, producing the protein MDAGPIIWLNFLKLSNHVRLDKFICECTSLTRTLAKKALHRGDITCDGVVVKDSGFKVIKGMQVCLEGEPISLIGERYLMLNKPIDTICSTIDEVYPSVLSLLDIEKPETLHIAGRLDVDTTGLVLITSDGQWSHKITSPKKECGKRYLVNLAEPVDESLIPIFAAGIELRNEDGLTKPALLEIIEPNLVRLTITEGKYHQVKRMFAAQGNHVVGLHRESIGSIELDPRLDLGEWRYLTDAEIASI; encoded by the coding sequence ATGGACGCTGGCCCCATAATATGGCTGAATTTTTTGAAATTGAGTAATCACGTGCGTTTAGACAAATTTATTTGTGAGTGTACCTCACTGACTCGAACCCTAGCCAAAAAGGCTTTGCACCGCGGTGACATCACCTGTGATGGGGTTGTCGTGAAGGATTCAGGGTTTAAAGTTATTAAGGGCATGCAGGTTTGCCTAGAGGGCGAGCCAATATCGCTGATTGGAGAGCGTTATTTGATGCTCAATAAACCCATCGATACCATTTGCTCAACCATCGACGAGGTCTATCCATCGGTATTAAGTCTGCTCGATATCGAAAAGCCGGAGACTTTGCATATTGCTGGGCGATTAGATGTCGACACCACGGGCTTAGTGCTAATAACAAGCGATGGTCAGTGGTCCCATAAAATCACCTCACCCAAAAAGGAATGCGGCAAGCGTTATCTGGTCAATCTCGCTGAACCTGTAGATGAAAGCTTAATTCCGATTTTTGCAGCGGGGATTGAGCTGCGTAACGAGGATGGTCTGACAAAACCCGCGCTGCTGGAGATTATCGAGCCAAACTTAGTTCGGCTAACTATTACCGAGGGTAAATACCACCAAGTTAAGCGGATGTTTGCAGCTCAAGGCAATCATGTTGTGGGGCTACACCGTGAAAGCATTGGTAGCATTGAACTTGACCCACGTCTTGATCTCGGAGAGTGGCGTTACCTCACTGACGCTGAAATTGCTTCGATTTAG